Proteins encoded within one genomic window of Ursus arctos isolate Adak ecotype North America unplaced genomic scaffold, UrsArc2.0 scaffold_7, whole genome shotgun sequence:
- the DUSP13A gene encoding dual specificity protein phosphatase 13 → MAEASVPELRGDAETTPCPSVLELEELLRAGKVSCSHVDEVWPNLYIGDAATANNRFELWKLGITHVLNAAHGGLYCQGGPDFYGSSVSYLGVPAHDLPDFDISAYFSSAADFIHRALSTPGGRTWV, encoded by the exons ATGGCTGAAGCCTCGGTCCCAGAGCTGAGGGGAGATGCCGAAACCACGCCttgtcccagcgttctggaactGGAGGAGCTCCTGAGGGCAGGGAAAGTTTCTTGCAGCCACGTGGATGAAGTTTGGCCCAACCTTTACATAGGAGATGC GGCCACGGCAAATAACCGCTTTGAGCTATGGAAGCTGGGCATTACCCACGTGCTGAACGCAGCCCACGGGGGACTCTACTGTCAGGGCGGCCCTGACTTCTACGGCAGCAGTGTGAGCTACCTGGGGGTACCAGCTCACGACCTCCCCGATTTCGACATCAGTGCCTACTTCTCCTCAGCAGCCGACTTCATCCACCGTGCCCTCAGCACACCCGGGGGTAGGACTTGGGTCTGA